A region from the Acyrthosiphon pisum isolate AL4f chromosome A1, pea_aphid_22Mar2018_4r6ur, whole genome shotgun sequence genome encodes:
- the LOC100570100 gene encoding uncharacterized protein LOC100570100 — protein MDYEKMLTKGALRCIKNNEKIEGPVIQVIYVGKMLRKHYYNDYDNTTVKNCYNLTVSDGENIINSVELGIHLNSMLDTGILTKFSLIKINNYLITNIIEPAKEPRQVIIFSNLAVIVPGSIIFKTIGNPRPISNNIEPIPRTEASVLTIQVYEECRILHTKQEIWKSLIERGLYSRLLTVGALQSILDNVEVKYPVMQVINIRQLIDTASGLNKYRLMISDGQHFSTFVMLATRLNNMITNGYLTKFSIIYIRSYVVGLLGQSIKKVIILTDLVCLVTRPGAMIGDPKPVREISGQVIENSIPASIPEPIVEMDTLAPSISPIDQDQEVENLPLNLDMLHIS, from the exons ATGGACtatgaaaaaatgttaacaaaaggGGCGTTAAGGTGCATCAAGAACAATGAAAAAATTGAAGGTCCTGTCATACAAGTTATTTATGTTggaaaaatgttaagaaaacattattataacgattatgATAATACAACTGTAAagaattgttataatttaactgTTTCTGAcggtgaaaatattataaattctgttGAGTTGGGCATTCACTTGAACAGTATGCTTGATACTGGAATACTTACCAAATTTTCtcttataaagataaataattatctgataactaatattattgaacCAGCTAAAGAACCAAGACaagtcattattttttcaaatttggcTGTTATTGTACCaggttctattatttttaagactatTGGTAACCCTCGACCAATTAGTAATAACATTGAGCCAATACCTAGAACGGAAGCTTCAGTTCTGACAATTCAAGTTTACGAAGAATGTAGAATATTGCATACAAAGCAAGAAATATG gAAATCACTTATAGAAAGAGGACTATATTCAAGACTATTGACAGTGGGTGCATTACAATCTATCTTGGACAATGTAGAGGTCAAATATCCTGTCATGCAAGTTATCAATATTAGACAACTAATAGATACTGCCTCAGGATTGAACAAATATCGTTTAATGATTTCGGACGGTCAACATTTCAGTACATTTGTAATGTTAGCTACTcggttaaataatatgattactaATGGCTATTTAACCAAATTCTCAATCATATATATAAGAAGTTATGTAGTCGGTCTACTCGGTCAGAGTATTAAAAAAGTCATTATCCTTACGGATTTGGTTTGTTTGGTTACTCGTCCGGGTGCAATGATTGGTGATCCCAAACCAGTCAGGGAGATTTCAGGTCAAGTAATTGAGAATAGTATACCTGCTTCAATTCCTGAACCAATTGTTGAAATGGACACTTTAGCACCGTCAATATCACCAATAGATCAAGATCAGGAAGTGGAGAATTTACCTTTGAATTTAGATATGTTACacatttcttaa
- the LOC100165189 gene encoding replication protein A 70 kDa DNA-binding subunit, translated as MEYEKMLTKGALKSIMNNEDVKDPVMQVLGVRKITAAGANERYRLLISDGHNLNSFAMLATQLNGMVSSGEINEFSILQIKRHIISSLTDRSKGSKQVMILIDLAVMVPGDVVGSKIGDPKPIIDNSGQIVENGASASVDSTPQSNSLAKSHSVQSSVINNGLQRDIDVSNIHPINSLSPYQNKWTIRARVVNKAPVRTWNNQRGEGKLFSMDLLDESGEIRATAFNSECDKFFDMIEVNKVYFITRGAIKTANKKFSNLNNDYELTLSGETQIFPCHDFDDSQMPALKFNFVPLSQVKDVDVDGIVDVIGVCQTAGELTMLMSKTTRKELKKRDVTIVDQSLSSVTITLWDTQAEDFDGSLQPVIAIKGSRIREFMGSKSLSLLGSTVMQINPDIDEAHRLRGWYDSLPSNAEFTSISARSDVGANNQFLTIKGAQLAQLGSGDKADYYSMYSHLIFVKSESALYKACPKPDCQKKVIDRNDGTYRCEKCNDETENFKYRLMLSAQLSDSTGNQWVTMFQETAESLLGTTSAELGRLMEESKEEYSDVFQNQMFKLFDIRARAKMETYNNETRLKVTLFSIKPIDYKVASTKLIATIKRLSGITTSVM; from the coding sequence atggagtatgaaaaaatgttaacaaaggGTGCGTTAAAGTCGATCATGAACAATGAAGATGTTAAAGATCCAGTCATGCAAGTTCTTGGTGTAAGGAAAATTACTGCTGCAGGAGCAAATGAAAGATATCGCTTACTTATTTCTGATGGccataatttaaattcttttgCCATGTTGGCTACTCAGTTGAATGGCATGGTTTCTTCAGGAGAAATTAATGAATTTTCCATCCTACAGATAAAACGTCATATAATCAGTAGCTTGACTGACCGTTCAAAAGGAAGTAAGCAAGTTATGATCCTTATAGATTTAGCAGTTATGGTACCTGGTGATGTAGTGGGTTCAAAAATTGGTGATCCTAAACCAATAATTGATAATTCTGGTCAAATAGTGGAAAATGGCGCTTCTGCTTCAGTTGATTCTACACCCCAGTCTAATTCTTTGGCCAAATCACATTCTGTCCAATCAAGTGTTATAAATAATGGTCTTCAGCGAGATATTGATGTTAGCAATATTCATCCTATTAATTCTCTAAGCCCATATCAAAATAAATGGACAATCAGAGCTAGAGTTGTAAACAAAGCTCCAGTTCGTACTTGGAATAATCAAAGAGGCGAAGGTAAACTTTTTAGCATGGATTTACTTGATGAGAGTGGCGAGATTCGTGCAACTGCCTTTAATAGTGAATGTGACAAATTCTTTGATATGATTGAAGTAAATAAAGTATACTTTATAACTCGCGGCGCAATTAAAACAGcaaataaaaagttttcaaatCTGAATAATGATTACGAGCTTACTCTTTCTGGTGAAACACAAATATTTCCATGTCACGACTTTGATGATTCTCAAATGCCCGctctgaaatttaattttgttccatTGAGTCAAGTGAAAGACGTTGATGTTGATGGTATAGTAGATGTCATAGGAGTTTGTCAAACTGCAGGAGAATTAACTATGTTAATGTCGAAGACTACAagaaaggaattaaaaaaaagagaTGTGACTATAGTCGACCAGTCTTTGAGTTCAGTGACTATTACTTTGTGGGATACTCAAGCAGAAGATTTTGATGGATCATTGCAACCTGTAATTGCTATAAAAGGAAGCAGAATCAGAGAATTCATGGGTAGCAAATCATTGTCACTTTTAGGATCAACTGTAATGCAAATAAATCCAGACATAGACGAAGCACATCGCTTAAGGGGTTGGTATGATTCACTTCCTTCAAATGCAGAATTCACTAGTATTTCAGCTCGTTCTGATGTTGGAGCTAATAATCAATTTCTTACAATTAAAGGAGCCCAACTTGCTCAACTTGGTAGCGGGGATAAAGCtgattattatagtatgtactCACATTTGATTTTTGTGAAATCCGAATCTGCCCTGTATAAAGCGTGTCCAAAACCAGATTgtcaaaaaaaagttatcgaTCGAAATGACGGAACATATCGTTGTGAAAAGTGTAATGATGAAacagaaaatttcaagtatagaTTGATGCTCTCGGCACAATTGAGTGACTCGACTGGAAACCAGTGGGTAACCATGTTTCAGGAAACCGCTGAAAGTCTTTTGGGAACTACTAGTGCGGAATTGGGAAGGTTGATGGAAGAGTCTAAGGAAGAATATAGTGatgtttttcaaaatcaaatgtttaaattgtttgatattagAGCTAGAGCAAAAATGGAGACATACAACAATGAGACTAGGTTAAAAGTAACATTATTCAGTATAAAACCAATTGATTATAAGGTAGCTTCTACAAAATTGATTGCTACCATTAAAAGATTGAGTGGTATTACAACATCGGTtatgtaa